A region of Paenibacillus thiaminolyticus DNA encodes the following proteins:
- a CDS encoding NUDIX domain-containing protein — MTTGRCLSHSASSSISLLMSSPNEGSYLEHNDRNRYGLTELLLIQKARGPHTGKWDLPGGTIEFGEKPYEALEREIEEETGITGIDGKIRSAISYTLIYPYSANQLEELHHIGIIYDVELLDDRYELRASGTDRIR, encoded by the coding sequence ATGACGACAGGGAGATGTTTATCTCATTCGGCCAGCTCGTCAATATCGCTGCTCATGTCTAGCCCCAACGAAGGGAGCTACCTTGAACACAACGATAGAAACCGTTATGGTCTTACGGAACTCCTTCTCATTCAAAAAGCAAGAGGACCGCATACCGGAAAATGGGATCTTCCCGGCGGAACAATTGAGTTCGGAGAGAAGCCGTATGAGGCTCTTGAAAGAGAAATAGAAGAGGAGACCGGCATTACAGGTATCGATGGAAAGATTAGATCAGCGATCTCATATACGCTTATTTACCCATATAGTGCAAATCAATTGGAGGAGCTCCATCATATCGGCATTATTTATGATGTAGAATTGCTTGATGACCGCTATGAATTAAGAGCAAGCGGGACGGACAGGATTCGTTAG
- a CDS encoding type II CAAX prenyl endopeptidase Rce1 family protein produces the protein MEGQESVHGYSIFFFRTGLVFGFLWLRTNNLIAPVFVHSIIDAISGYQAIVSKYPFW, from the coding sequence GTGGAAGGCCAAGAGTCCGTTCATGGTTATTCAATATTCTTTTTTCGAACGGGATTAGTTTTTGGCTTTCTGTGGTTGAGAACGAATAACCTGATTGCTCCCGTATTCGTTCATTCCATCATTGATGCGATAAGCGGATATCAAGCGATTGTATCTAAGTATCCATTTTGGTGA
- a CDS encoding FDLD family class I lanthipeptide gives MENNLFDLDIQVKKSSDNIEPQVLSVWRCSGGCSDDGRTSATCVATAGKSCFTNIGSLC, from the coding sequence ATGGAAAACAACCTATTTGATTTAGACATCCAAGTTAAGAAATCCTCTGACAATATTGAACCTCAGGTGCTTAGTGTTTGGAGATGTAGCGGTGGATGCAGTGATGATGGAAGAACTTCTGCCACTTGCGTCGCAACTGCAGGTAAGAGCTGCTTTACAAACATAGGATCACTTTGCTAG
- a CDS encoding UDP-N-acetylmuramate dehydrogenase, whose translation MNDRHQLFHTLCKRQVRLADHSSYGIGGKADYFAMPETAEQLMTILDRCKTYGMEYFVFGMGTNILFPERPRRGTVFISLKNFAEIRQVDGSAWFVSSGLPLSMLSVAGLIWGTSGFHFTYLLPGCVGAGIYMNAKYHDDQMGDKVEKVHYVDVTDPTLSLQVIRAEDCQFSYKQSIFQQKPWIIVGAELRVPEAEEPVQGGLSGILERYKESSGKLSSLSQFYSFFSNEVKGLQLSNHAIPGQLSDIDQYRTGNRHFTSRSCGSFFKNNYAAGASIGALVDRLSLKGLAHGGAMISPYHGNMILNHNDATASDILYLRDIISEGIYRHFGFIPEPEVVIVPEA comes from the coding sequence ATGAATGATCGCCATCAGCTTTTTCATACATTGTGCAAACGTCAAGTGCGGTTAGCGGATCACTCCTCTTATGGAATCGGAGGGAAGGCCGATTATTTTGCGATGCCGGAAACGGCGGAACAGCTTATGACCATCTTGGATAGGTGCAAAACATACGGGATGGAATATTTCGTGTTCGGCATGGGGACGAACATTCTGTTTCCGGAGCGGCCGCGGCGGGGAACCGTCTTTATTTCCTTGAAGAACTTCGCCGAGATCAGACAGGTTGACGGGTCCGCTTGGTTTGTTTCTTCTGGCTTACCGCTGTCGATGCTGTCCGTCGCAGGCTTGATCTGGGGAACATCCGGATTTCATTTTACATATTTGCTGCCGGGCTGCGTGGGCGCCGGTATTTATATGAATGCGAAGTATCACGATGATCAGATGGGCGATAAGGTAGAGAAGGTGCATTACGTGGATGTAACCGACCCGACGCTGTCTCTGCAGGTCATCCGTGCCGAAGATTGCCAATTCTCCTATAAACAATCGATCTTTCAACAGAAGCCATGGATCATCGTAGGGGCGGAGCTCCGGGTTCCCGAAGCTGAAGAACCGGTACAGGGCGGACTCAGCGGCATCCTGGAGAGATATAAGGAAAGCAGCGGCAAGCTGTCATCGCTGTCGCAGTTTTATTCTTTCTTTTCCAATGAAGTGAAGGGGCTTCAGCTTAGTAATCACGCTATACCTGGGCAACTGTCGGATATCGACCAGTACCGGACGGGGAACCGGCATTTTACTTCCCGATCTTGCGGCTCTTTCTTTAAAAATAACTACGCGGCAGGCGCCTCGATCGGTGCCCTCGTCGATAGGCTTAGCTTAAAAGGGCTTGCTCATGGCGGGGCGATGATTTCGCCGTATCACGGCAATATGATTTTGAATCATAACGATGCGACGGCGTCCGATATCCTCTATTTGAGGGATATCATCTCTGAGGGGATTTACCGGCACTTCGGCTTCATTCCCGAACCCGAAGTGGTGATCGTTCCGGAAGCATAA
- the thyX gene encoding FAD-dependent thymidylate synthase: MMQHVLDKGYVRLVDHMGSDLTVVNAARVSYAKESKELNEKDIRLIKFLAREGHTSPFRHAIMQYEIYAPLMVARQWWKYVVGSAHMEGTGDSLEGWNESSRRYITEEPTFYIPAEGEWRSQPENSKQGSGDPLSWGLGQKYTDELMNYIEQGIAKYEQALQDGICAEQARLFLPAYGMYVRWYWTASLQSVCHFVNQRLEHDAQQEIQEYAKAILELSKPLFSHSIDELLHK, translated from the coding sequence ATGATGCAGCATGTGCTGGATAAAGGATATGTCCGGTTAGTCGATCATATGGGATCTGATCTGACTGTGGTGAATGCGGCCAGGGTATCCTACGCGAAAGAATCGAAGGAATTGAATGAAAAAGATATCAGACTGATCAAGTTTCTAGCCCGGGAAGGGCATACGTCTCCATTTCGGCATGCCATCATGCAATACGAGATCTATGCGCCTCTTATGGTCGCCCGCCAATGGTGGAAATATGTTGTCGGATCTGCTCATATGGAGGGCACTGGGGACAGCCTAGAAGGCTGGAACGAGTCAAGCCGAAGATACATCACCGAGGAACCGACATTCTATATCCCGGCTGAAGGAGAATGGAGAAGCCAGCCTGAAAATTCGAAACAGGGCAGCGGCGACCCATTATCGTGGGGGCTCGGGCAAAAATATACGGACGAGCTTATGAACTATATCGAGCAGGGGATTGCCAAGTATGAGCAAGCGCTTCAAGATGGCATTTGCGCTGAACAAGCCCGTTTATTCTTGCCGGCATATGGCATGTATGTCCGTTGGTATTGGACCGCGTCGCTGCAGTCCGTATGTCATTTTGTGAACCAGCGTCTGGAGCACGACGCGCAGCAAGAGATACAGGAGTACGCCAAAGCGATACTCGAACTAAGCAAGCCTCTGTTCAGCCATTCGATAGACGAGCTGCTGCATAAGTAA
- a CDS encoding amidohydrolase, with product MNRVIKNVIIVTMKDGEAPYHGDIHIAGDTIQQIGPSLDVEADEVIEGEGMVAMPGLINAHQHTPMSLLRGFSDDLKLMDWLERKMLPAEANMTPEDIYWGAKLSMAEMIKSGTTAFADMYIHMDEVAAAVEEVGMRASLSRGMVFLQDDRGQRLTEALGLIERWNGKADGRITTMLAPHAPYTCPPEPLKHIARLAEAMSLPIHIHLAETTEEVVSIREKYNETPAQYLYNTGLFEKAHVLLAHGVHMTRGDIGLLKGMRGGVAHNPVSNLKLGCGIAPIVDMINQDIVVGLGTDGAGSAATVDLFEEIKAAAWLQKLDYGDPTRLPAGQALRMATRESAKLLNIDREVGTLEAGKRADLILIDMNKPHLQPIHQIESLLAYSANGADVDTTIVNGQVLMRHRQLMTIDEDEVLRQASIRGKRIVAGI from the coding sequence ATGAATAGGGTAATCAAAAATGTGATCATTGTGACGATGAAAGATGGGGAAGCTCCGTATCATGGGGATATCCATATCGCAGGGGATACGATTCAACAAATCGGACCTTCCCTGGACGTGGAGGCTGATGAAGTGATCGAAGGGGAAGGCATGGTCGCCATGCCCGGCCTGATCAATGCGCATCAGCATACCCCGATGAGCTTGCTGCGGGGCTTCTCGGATGACCTTAAATTGATGGATTGGCTTGAACGCAAAATGCTGCCCGCAGAAGCGAATATGACGCCCGAAGATATTTATTGGGGCGCCAAGCTGTCGATGGCGGAAATGATTAAATCGGGCACGACCGCATTCGCGGATATGTACATTCATATGGATGAAGTCGCCGCCGCAGTTGAAGAAGTGGGCATGCGCGCTTCTTTGTCCCGGGGAATGGTATTCCTGCAGGACGACAGGGGCCAGAGATTGACGGAAGCGCTTGGGCTTATCGAGCGCTGGAACGGGAAGGCAGACGGCAGAATTACGACGATGCTTGCTCCCCACGCGCCGTATACTTGTCCGCCCGAGCCTCTGAAGCACATCGCAAGGCTGGCCGAGGCGATGAGTCTTCCGATCCATATCCACCTGGCCGAGACGACAGAAGAAGTGGTGTCTATCCGTGAAAAATACAACGAGACGCCCGCCCAATATTTGTACAATACCGGGTTGTTCGAGAAGGCGCATGTGCTGTTGGCGCATGGCGTGCATATGACCCGGGGAGACATTGGGCTGTTGAAAGGCATGCGCGGCGGCGTGGCGCATAATCCGGTTAGCAACTTGAAGCTAGGCTGCGGGATTGCGCCGATCGTAGATATGATAAACCAGGATATTGTGGTTGGCTTGGGAACTGACGGCGCCGGAAGCGCCGCCACGGTCGACCTGTTCGAGGAGATCAAAGCGGCTGCCTGGCTGCAAAAACTCGACTACGGCGATCCGACGAGGCTGCCTGCCGGCCAGGCGCTGCGCATGGCGACCCGGGAGAGCGCCAAGCTATTGAATATCGACCGTGAAGTGGGGACGCTCGAAGCCGGCAAGCGGGCCGACCTGATCCTCATTGACATGAACAAGCCGCATCTGCAGCCCATCCACCAGATCGAATCGCTGCTGGCCTACAGCGCCAACGGAGCGGATGTCGACACGACGATTGTCAATGGGCAGGTGCTGATGAGGCATCGGCAATTGATGACAATCGACGAAGATGAGGTGCTGCGGCAGGCCTCCATCCGGGGTAAACGCATCGTAGCGGGAATATGA
- a CDS encoding NUDIX hydrolase yields the protein MLKYTLCLIKQGSKILLLNRENPAWMGCWNGVGGKIEEDEQPRASMLREIREETGLEALHITFKGLMTWTTGERRDFGGLYLYVASIPEEHRYPTPVKTAEGILDWKEIRWIMHPDNAGVASNIRSCLEQVLHDKQCYNHHCIFVGGSLSKQITTPVDPSIEYDEAARMEYIMKYISSIPEAAATTI from the coding sequence ATGCTGAAATACACATTATGCTTAATCAAGCAAGGCAGCAAAATATTGCTGTTAAACCGCGAGAACCCGGCATGGATGGGCTGTTGGAATGGAGTCGGAGGGAAGATTGAGGAGGATGAACAGCCAAGGGCTTCCATGCTGCGGGAAATCAGGGAAGAAACAGGTCTTGAAGCTCTTCATATTACTTTTAAAGGCTTAATGACATGGACTACCGGGGAGAGAAGAGATTTTGGCGGGCTCTATCTCTATGTGGCTTCTATTCCGGAAGAGCATCGGTACCCGACACCAGTCAAGACAGCGGAAGGGATATTGGATTGGAAAGAGATCCGATGGATTATGCATCCCGATAACGCCGGGGTTGCCTCCAATATTCGGAGTTGTCTCGAACAGGTGCTGCATGATAAGCAATGCTATAATCACCATTGTATTTTTGTAGGTGGTTCGTTGAGCAAGCAAATAACGACACCGGTCGATCCGAGCATCGAATACGATGAAGCGGCAAGGATGGAGTATATCATGAAGTATATAAGCAGCATTCCCGAAGCCGCGGCAACGACAATATAA
- a CDS encoding VOC family protein translates to MIMERVIFLTDNPLATKSFYRDVLELEIVEERDDSFTIRAGATQVTFQKTTEFARPFYHFAMNIPENKFHEAKSWLQARVTLIEEDGEDEVFFTSWNAHSVYFEDPSGNIVEFIARHNLSNAISHPFGSGDIHGVSEVGVVANEVIPFVRALNDMGVPNWRADDEGLTPVGDEHGLFIVVKTDREWYFSNQKQAQFYPVKVLVSGIGWITFADASKIIF, encoded by the coding sequence ATGATTATGGAGCGCGTCATCTTTTTGACGGACAATCCGTTGGCAACGAAATCGTTCTATCGCGATGTGCTGGAACTTGAAATTGTAGAGGAACGGGATGATTCCTTCACTATACGGGCGGGGGCTACCCAGGTAACGTTTCAGAAGACAACGGAGTTTGCCCGCCCATTTTATCATTTTGCCATGAACATTCCGGAGAATAAGTTCCACGAAGCCAAAAGCTGGCTTCAAGCACGAGTAACTTTAATCGAAGAAGACGGGGAGGATGAAGTCTTTTTTACCTCCTGGAATGCTCACTCCGTCTATTTTGAAGATCCTTCCGGCAATATCGTCGAATTCATCGCCCGGCATAATTTATCCAACGCGATCTCGCACCCGTTCGGCAGCGGCGATATCCATGGCGTCAGTGAAGTCGGAGTCGTTGCCAATGAGGTGATTCCATTTGTCAGGGCGTTGAATGACATGGGCGTGCCGAACTGGAGAGCGGATGATGAAGGCCTTACTCCGGTTGGCGATGAGCATGGGCTGTTCATCGTCGTCAAGACAGACAGAGAATGGTACTTCTCGAATCAGAAGCAAGCGCAATTCTATCCGGTCAAAGTGCTCGTTAGCGGGATCGGATGGATTACATTTGCAGATGCTTCGAAGATTATTTTTTAG
- a CDS encoding helix-turn-helix transcriptional regulator, which yields MNLQMNTRNLDCVFEQLSDISPSTDPQEQYQYTVPILGGTGRVQRIVLRRGMEINWFEASLSEPVTMDVGIQYPHLEITYTLSGQGCWSTEGRASDYGLAPGVSNFIFIHDSRVHAELYPQERLWHMELRLDFRQFRDLHPDVVRLTDDSTYCRQTAGSPHIAHIVEQMAQCPYRGSLRKLYLEGKANELLVHHLDGAQKEERVRTELSKLNAEDIRCLHEAREILTHCWRKPPSLLELARLAGLNDYKLKLGFKELFGTTVFGYVRALRMNEARKILEKGEGNVSEAALMVGYHNISHFSALFRKTYGYYPSEHGKANASGQARHRTKSVQR from the coding sequence TTGAATCTGCAAATGAATACGCGAAATTTAGACTGTGTCTTTGAACAGTTAAGCGATATATCTCCGTCGACGGATCCGCAAGAGCAATATCAGTATACTGTTCCGATTCTGGGTGGCACAGGCCGTGTGCAGCGGATTGTGCTGCGGCGTGGAATGGAGATTAATTGGTTCGAGGCGAGTCTGTCCGAACCGGTGACGATGGATGTCGGCATCCAGTATCCTCACCTGGAGATCACGTATACATTGTCAGGCCAGGGTTGCTGGAGTACGGAGGGCCGAGCTTCAGACTACGGCTTGGCGCCCGGCGTGTCCAATTTCATCTTCATCCATGATTCGAGGGTGCATGCGGAGCTGTATCCGCAGGAACGGTTATGGCATATGGAGCTCCGGCTAGATTTCCGCCAGTTCCGCGACCTGCATCCTGATGTGGTCCGGCTGACGGATGACTCCACGTACTGCAGACAGACGGCCGGTTCTCCCCACATTGCCCATATCGTGGAACAAATGGCGCAATGCCCTTATCGGGGAAGCCTCCGGAAGCTGTATCTGGAAGGAAAAGCGAATGAACTGCTGGTCCATCACCTGGACGGGGCGCAAAAGGAAGAACGGGTCCGAACAGAACTATCCAAGCTGAACGCCGAGGATATCCGGTGTCTTCACGAAGCGAGGGAAATATTGACTCATTGCTGGAGGAAGCCTCCGAGCCTGCTTGAGCTTGCCAGATTGGCTGGCTTGAATGATTATAAGCTCAAGCTCGGCTTCAAGGAATTGTTCGGCACGACCGTATTCGGCTACGTGCGTGCGCTGCGAATGAATGAAGCGCGGAAAATTTTGGAGAAAGGAGAAGGCAATGTGAGCGAAGCGGCCCTCATGGTCGGCTACCATAATATAAGCCATTTTTCCGCTCTGTTCCGCAAAACCTATGGCTATTATCCGAGCGAACACGGGAAGGCGAACGCGTCTGGTCAAGCCCGTCATCGCACCAAATCCGTCCAAAGATAG
- a CDS encoding ABC transporter substrate-binding protein — protein sequence MFDTFASLDERMKELGIIFNKEKEVEGWLQAHHAKAAAMWENLHSTLLKPGETASVFTNYPGDRLFVMARAGLPQLLYGPGGMKPTAPIQEILDANEGFRLISPESLGEFAGDRIFILDPVDDEAKRSTEALLESPIWKGLPAGKDGHVYRLYNSLRSKLSFFAMMACFCFISIECRLIVVDNRIIGDGESRKSRK from the coding sequence ATGTTCGATACCTTCGCTTCGTTGGACGAACGGATGAAGGAGCTCGGCATCATTTTTAATAAAGAAAAGGAAGTGGAGGGTTGGCTGCAAGCGCATCATGCCAAGGCTGCGGCGATGTGGGAGAATCTCCATTCCACGCTGCTGAAGCCAGGGGAGACGGCATCGGTCTTCACGAATTATCCCGGTGACCGCCTGTTCGTGATGGCGCGGGCCGGCCTTCCGCAGTTATTATACGGTCCGGGAGGCATGAAGCCGACGGCTCCGATTCAGGAGATTCTCGATGCGAATGAGGGCTTCAGGTTGATTTCCCCGGAATCGCTTGGCGAGTTCGCAGGTGATCGCATCTTTATCCTAGATCCGGTTGACGATGAGGCCAAGCGGTCGACAGAAGCGCTTCTGGAGAGTCCAATTTGGAAGGGGCTGCCTGCGGGTAAAGACGGACATGTGTACCGGCTGTACAATTCGCTGAGAAGCAAGCTGTCATTTTTCGCAATGATGGCTTGCTTTTGTTTCATTTCTATTGAGTGCCGGCTCATCGTGGTGGATAATAGAATAATAGGCGATGGTGAATCAAGAAAGTCCAGGAAATAG
- a CDS encoding catalase, with translation MDNKSLNNSGKGDAKEHGTSVTGSGDALDRRMGDGEDASTLTTRQGHPVHNNQNIRTVGTRGPATLENYQFIEKITHFDRERIPERVVHARGAGAHGYFEAYGKVGEEPISKYTRAKLFQEAGKKTPVFVRFSTVIHGGHSPETLRDPRGFAVKFYTEDGNWDLVGNNLKIFFIRDAIKFPDMIHAFKPDPVTNIQDGERFFDFCCNSPETLHMVTFVYSPWGIPANYRQMQGSGVNTYKWVNKDGDAVLIKYHWEPKQGIKNLTQAEAEAIQAKNFNHATQDLYEAIERGDYPEWELFVQILSDDDHPELDFDPLDDTKIWPKDEIPWLPVGRMVLNKNPQNYFAEVEQAAFGTGVLVDGMDFSDDKMLQGRTLSYSDTQRYRIGANYLQLPINAPKKRVATNQRDGQMAYYVDVAPGQNPHINYEPSSLNGLKEAPRTNKEYTPHVEGKLVRASIDRTNDFKQAGETYRAFDEFERDDLILNLVNTLKTCNTHIQERMIELFTKCDKDYGRRVAEGLRNSPNSSDHGPIGSTHTGEAVKEAERTGHETDSY, from the coding sequence ATGGATAATAAAAGCTTGAACAACAGTGGGAAAGGCGACGCGAAGGAGCATGGCACTTCTGTAACGGGCTCCGGGGATGCGCTCGATAGGCGCATGGGGGATGGAGAGGACGCTTCCACGCTAACGACACGCCAAGGGCATCCCGTTCACAATAACCAGAATATCCGGACGGTAGGAACTCGGGGACCGGCAACGCTGGAAAATTACCAATTCATCGAAAAAATTACGCACTTTGATCGCGAGCGCATTCCAGAACGGGTCGTGCATGCACGCGGCGCAGGAGCACATGGATATTTTGAAGCCTACGGAAAAGTCGGAGAGGAGCCAATCTCCAAATATACGCGTGCGAAACTGTTCCAAGAGGCGGGGAAAAAAACGCCTGTGTTTGTCCGTTTTTCTACGGTCATTCATGGGGGACATTCCCCGGAGACGCTTCGCGATCCGCGAGGCTTCGCCGTCAAATTTTATACGGAGGATGGGAACTGGGATCTCGTCGGCAACAATCTGAAAATCTTTTTTATTCGCGATGCGATCAAATTCCCGGATATGATTCACGCCTTCAAGCCGGATCCGGTAACGAACATTCAAGATGGTGAACGCTTCTTCGATTTCTGCTGCAATTCGCCGGAGACGCTCCACATGGTCACGTTCGTATACTCACCGTGGGGAATCCCAGCCAACTATCGTCAAATGCAAGGGTCCGGCGTCAATACATACAAATGGGTCAACAAAGACGGTGACGCCGTTCTTATCAAATATCATTGGGAACCGAAGCAGGGAATCAAAAACTTGACGCAGGCCGAAGCGGAGGCGATTCAGGCCAAAAACTTCAACCACGCCACACAGGATCTCTATGAGGCGATTGAACGCGGAGATTATCCGGAGTGGGAGCTGTTCGTGCAAATATTGAGCGACGATGATCATCCTGAGCTGGACTTCGACCCGTTGGATGATACGAAAATATGGCCGAAAGATGAAATTCCGTGGCTGCCTGTCGGGCGGATGGTGTTGAATAAAAACCCGCAGAACTATTTTGCCGAGGTGGAGCAGGCCGCCTTCGGAACCGGGGTGCTCGTCGACGGGATGGATTTCTCGGATGACAAAATGCTGCAGGGCCGGACGCTTTCTTACTCCGACACGCAGCGCTACCGCATTGGCGCGAACTACCTGCAGCTCCCGATCAATGCGCCGAAGAAGCGGGTGGCTACCAATCAGCGCGACGGCCAAATGGCCTATTATGTGGATGTCGCTCCAGGCCAAAATCCGCATATCAACTATGAGCCGTCTTCGTTGAACGGCTTGAAAGAAGCGCCTAGAACGAATAAGGAGTATACGCCGCATGTCGAAGGGAAGCTAGTGCGGGCCAGCATCGACCGGACAAATGATTTCAAGCAAGCAGGCGAGACGTATCGGGCATTTGACGAGTTCGAGCGCGATGATCTGATCTTGAATCTGGTCAACACGTTGAAGACCTGCAATACTCATATTCAGGAGCGAATGATCGAGCTGTTCACGAAATGTGATAAGGACTATGGGCGCCGTGTTGCGGAAGGATTGCGGAACAGCCCGAATTCATCCGATCATGGCCCGATTGGCTCGACGCATACCGGAGAAGCGGTCAAGGAAGCCGAACGCACAGGACATGAGACGGATTCGTATTAA
- a CDS encoding MarR family transcriptional regulator, with protein sequence MEHFDQVKKQIYDLRWKMMHLLEQEESWEIATFRKKALEEGLREGSYNFSMIHVIDCIGRYEPINTTSIADKMELSKASITKMTSKLFDEGFVKRTQLNDNKKEVYFRLTPRGRRLFDLHEHLHQAEQNRFLRFLDRYTPEQLDCIKEFSRDLVEYYEQKLTEGVEG encoded by the coding sequence ATGGAGCATTTCGATCAAGTAAAAAAACAAATTTATGATCTTCGCTGGAAAATGATGCATTTGCTCGAGCAAGAAGAGAGTTGGGAGATCGCAACATTTCGCAAGAAAGCATTAGAAGAGGGGTTAAGGGAAGGGTCATACAACTTCAGCATGATTCACGTCATTGATTGCATCGGCCGTTATGAGCCCATCAATACGACATCGATTGCAGACAAGATGGAGCTGTCGAAGGCAAGCATTACGAAGATGACGTCGAAGCTGTTCGATGAGGGATTCGTCAAGCGCACGCAGCTCAATGACAACAAAAAAGAAGTATATTTTCGCCTAACTCCGAGAGGCCGGAGACTCTTCGACCTGCACGAGCATCTGCACCAGGCCGAGCAGAATCGCTTTCTCCGGTTTCTTGATCGGTATACGCCGGAACAGTTGGATTGCATCAAGGAGTTCTCGCGAGACCTGGTTGAGTATTATGAACAGAAACTGACAGAAGGTGTAGAGGGTTAG
- a CDS encoding zinc ribbon domain-containing protein, which yields MYTSQICPSCGDRNKAKDRTYQCSCGYRAHRDRVGAINIMCQPVADGNSLSA from the coding sequence ATGTATACTTCGCAGATATGCCCATCCTGCGGTGATCGCAACAAGGCAAAAGATCGGACGTATCAGTGTTCATGCGGTTATCGCGCACACCGCGATAGAGTTGGTGCAATCAACATCATGTGTCAACCTGTGGCAGATGGTAACAGTCTGTCAGCCTAG
- a CDS encoding HPP family protein codes for MFASDIMVRRVIKVKETDTVEQAIERFAGYRVSALPVVNERNEISGLISQRDVMQYIRKFDINFWMFQMYMPLPVYIDEEAMRAKWQRLAGRNVMEIAARDVTTVPVDSKIEEVATLFCNKRVQKVIVERNGVLAGMISRGDIIRYLADRSSALAEKGMSGL; via the coding sequence ATGTTCGCTTCCGATATTATGGTTCGGCGGGTTATCAAAGTGAAGGAAACCGATACGGTCGAACAAGCAATCGAGCGATTTGCTGGTTATCGGGTTAGCGCTCTGCCCGTTGTTAACGAGCGTAATGAGATTTCCGGGTTAATCAGCCAACGCGACGTGATGCAGTATATTCGTAAGTTTGATATTAATTTTTGGATGTTCCAGATGTATATGCCTCTGCCCGTATATATCGATGAGGAAGCCATGAGAGCGAAATGGCAGCGCTTGGCCGGCCGCAATGTTATGGAAATTGCCGCGCGTGATGTGACAACGGTGCCAGTAGACTCCAAAATTGAAGAAGTGGCCACGTTATTTTGCAATAAACGGGTCCAAAAAGTCATCGTGGAAAGGAACGGGGTACTGGCAGGAATGATCAGCCGTGGCGATATTATTCGGTATTTAGCGGATCGTTCCTCTGCCCTCGCTGAAAAGGGGATGTCCGGCCTGTGA
- a CDS encoding DUF421 domain-containing protein has translation MEIIVRTLCAFISLLLFSRLLGKKQMSHITLFNYITGITFGSITAVMAVDKRISIQDGLISLAVWSILTIGVSKLALKFPRIRVLLDGEPAIIIKKGKILEKTMASTHLNMDDLSMLLREKDIFSIKDVEYAVLEPHGRISVLKKPEKQVAAKEDVNVKTAPLQYMPTEIIVDGSVVVQNLRDLNLSNEWLEKALRKAGSSIAHIQQIFYAELQSDGTLHIDKRSDHVH, from the coding sequence ATGGAAATCATCGTTCGAACTCTGTGCGCATTTATATCGTTACTTCTATTCAGCCGGCTGCTTGGAAAAAAACAGATGAGTCACATTACGCTATTCAATTATATTACAGGCATAACGTTTGGATCTATAACAGCAGTAATGGCGGTAGACAAGCGTATTTCCATTCAAGACGGGTTGATCAGTTTAGCTGTATGGAGCATCTTAACAATTGGCGTCAGCAAGCTTGCCTTAAAGTTCCCGCGCATCCGTGTGCTGCTGGATGGCGAACCCGCCATCATTATTAAAAAAGGAAAAATTCTCGAAAAAACGATGGCCTCCACCCATTTGAACATGGATGATTTGAGCATGCTGCTTCGGGAGAAAGATATTTTCTCGATCAAAGATGTTGAATATGCTGTTCTTGAACCGCATGGCCGAATTAGTGTTCTCAAAAAGCCGGAAAAACAAGTCGCAGCCAAAGAAGATGTAAACGTGAAAACTGCACCGCTGCAATATATGCCGACTGAGATTATTGTCGACGGATCAGTGGTCGTCCAAAATCTTCGTGATCTGAACTTGTCTAACGAATGGCTGGAAAAAGCGCTCCGCAAAGCCGGAAGCTCAATCGCTCATATTCAACAAATATTTTATGCGGAACTGCAAAGCGATGGCACGCTTCATATTGATAAAAGAAGTGACCACGTACACTAA